A stretch of the Vigna radiata var. radiata cultivar VC1973A chromosome 7, Vradiata_ver6, whole genome shotgun sequence genome encodes the following:
- the LOC106767072 gene encoding activating signal cointegrator 1 — MESAGEWLEKALVELCSKIETGLGLGLDEEIIKGLVSYCDLAQPQDAKEYLDNIIGQEAGKTVIAEYLRRRGYSEFSANSDVPTTKLHAYVKPPSVESSAGGTKKSVRASKGSGRSHQAEPSKKVLSSNQENQTPTVGSESRTSQKGNQVNSKKKKAGKVVSLAEAAKGSIVFQQGRPCSCQARRHRLVSNCLSCGKIVCEQEGEGPCQFCGALVLREGSSYAGLEEGLPPLSDAEAAAEAYAKRLVEYDRNSAARTTVIDDQSDYYEIDGNSWLSKEEKELLKKKQEEMEEAERAKRNRVVVTFDLVGRKVLVNKDEVSELQSENRILRPRDEREVNRIKPNPTLKFQPVFVDLGFSKKSAKDKQSHKGISKGLCLEITGRVQHDSNDQKYFMMENQLATASNENVWHASSGNGVHMEDDGECIPNYDK, encoded by the exons ATGGAGTCGGCGGGGGAGTGGCTGGAGAAGGCGCTAGTCGAGTTGTGCTCCAAGATTGAAACTGGTTTGGGTTTAGGTTTGGATGAAGAGATCATCAAAGGTCTTGTTTCTTATTGCGACCTTGCCCAGCCACAAGATGCCAAAGAGTACCTTGAC AATATAATTGGTCAGGAAGCAGGGAAAACCGTGATTGCAGAGTATTTACGGCGAAGAGGTTATTCAGAGTTCAGTGCCAACTCAGATGTTCCAACTACCAAATTACATGCGTATGTCAAACCGCCATCTGTTGAGTCCTCAGCTGGTGGAACTAAGAAATCAGTTAGAGCATCAAAAGGCTCTGGCCGCAGCCATCAAGCAGAACCCAGCAAAAAAGTGCTTAGCAGCAATCAGGAAAATCAAACTCCAACTGTTGGAAGTGAATCGAGAACGTCACAAAAGGGAAACCAAGTGAATTCCAAAAAGAAGAAAGCTGGGAAAGTTGTTTCACTTGCTGAGGCTGCCAAAGGGTCAATTGTGTTCCAGCAGGGAAGGCCATGTTCTTGTCAAGCTCGTCGACACAGGCTGGTCAGCAATTGCTTGTCCTGTGGCAAAATAGTTTGTGAACAAGAAGGAGAAGGGCCTTGTCAATTTTGTGGTGCACTTGTGTTGAGAGAGGGAAGTTCCTATGCCGGTCTGGAAGAAGGTTTGCCTCCCTTGTCAGATGCTGAGGCTGCTGCTGAAGCTTATGCAAAAAGGCTTGTAGAATATGACCGGAACTCTGCAGCTCGTACAACAGTCATTGATGACCAAAGTGACTACTACGAGATTGATGGGAACAGTTGGTTGTCAAAGGAG GAAAAGGAACTATTGAAGAAGAAGCAAGAGGAGATGGAAGAAGCTGAGCGAGCCAAACGGAATAGAGTTGTAGTGACTTTTGATCTCGTCGGCCGCAAG GTCCTTGTGAATAAAGACGAAGTTTCAGAATTACAGTCTGAAAATAGAATATTACGTCCACGGGATGAAAGGGAAGTCAACCGTATCAAGCCAAACCCAACTCTTAAGTTTCAACCGGTTTTTGTGGACCTGGGCTTTAGTAAGAAGTCAGCTAAAGATAAGCAATCACATAAAGGTATAAGCAAGGGCTTGTGCTTAGAGATTACTGGAAGAGTGCAGCATGATAGTAATGACCAGAAGTATTTTATGATGGAAAACCAATTGGCAACAGcttcaaatgaaaatgtttgGCATGCATCTTCGGGAAATGGAGTGCACATGGAAGATGATGGTGAATGTATACCGAACTATGATAAATAA
- the LOC106769493 gene encoding uncharacterized protein LOC106769493, producing MKDSNSTTGSNSNSGRTEPIAQNIIKLISNLCFSVFVFSVLIFTVIAITYQPPDPWLQSTPALTNLFTQSQNATFQIDSSVIKTGEDLAPSPQDPPLPPPPPSAAPVTEAVIEKTEQRILNSTANSTAPPLPSVADCDLTLNCSDPRVLIAVQRFNLRAFKSIAFFDYQPPVNGSSTGECDVAWRFRNKRERSWRKYRDFRRFKISVADDCRYKVVHAGGWHSGANARRNFTRTGAGRAGRTLPPRVSARDDEINDTIPTLGSESNFRSGKYLYYSRGGDYCKGMNHYLWSFLCGLGEAMYLNRTFVMDLSVCLASSYNPSNKDEEGKDFRYYFDFEHLKETASIVEEGEFLRDWKKWDKTHLKKKRIPVRKVVTHKVTPMQLQKDKSTIIWRQFDAPEPENYWYRVCEGEAAKYIQRPWHALWKSKRLMNIVTEISGRLDWDFDAVHVVRGEKAQNKELWPHLDYDTSPDALLEKLKGMVQPWRHLYVATNEPYYNYFDKLRSNYKVHLLDDYKEMWANTSEWYNETTLLNNGKPVEFDGYMRVAVDTEVFYRGKTRVETFYNLTKDCKDGVNTC from the coding sequence ATGAAGGACTCCAATTCTACCACCGGTAGCAACAGCAACAGTGGCAGAACCGAACCCATTGCACAAAACATCATAAAACTCATAAGCAACCTTTGTTTCTCCGTCTTCGTCTTCTCCGTTCTAATCTTCACTGTCATAGCCATAACCTACCAACCACCAGACCCATGGCTTCAGTCCACCCCAGCTCTAACCAACCTCTTCACCCAATCTCAAAATGCCACCTTCCAAATCGACTCCTCCGTCATCAAAACTGGCGAGGACCTCGCCCCCTCGCCCCAGGACCCTCCCCTACCCCCGCCGCCCCCTTCCGCCGCCCCTGTAACCGAAGCCGTCATCGAGAAAACAGAACAGCGAATCCTAAATTCCACCGCCAACTCTACCGCCCCGCCGCTTCCCTCTGTCGCCGACTGTGACTTAACCCTAAATTGCTCCGATCCTCGCGTCCTTATTGCTGTTCAGAGGTTTAACCTCCGCGCGTTCAAGTCCATTGCCTTCTTCGACTATCAGCCGCCGGTGAACGGCTCCTCCACAGGCGAGTGCGACGTTGCGTGGCGCTTCCGGAACAAGCGCGAGCGGTCGTGGCGCAAGTATCGCGATTTTCGCCGCTTCAAGATCAGCGTAGCCGACGATTGCAGGTACAAGGTGGTACACGCCGGTGGGTGGCACTCCGGGGCCAATGCTCGCCGGAACTTTACGAGGACTGGCGCCGGTAGGGCTGGTAGGACCCTGCCGCCGCGAGTTTCCGCCCGCGATGATGAGATCAATGACACGATTCCTACTTTGGGATCGGAGAGTAACTTTAGGAGTGggaaatatttgtattattcaCGTGGTGGGGATTATTGCAAGGGGATGAATCATTATTTGTGGAGTTTCTTGTGTGGGTTGGGGGAAGCTATGTATTTGAATAGGACTTTTGTCATGGATTTGAGTGTCTGTTTGGCTTCCAGTTATAATCCCAGTAACAAGGATGAGGAAGGGAAGGATTTCAGGTACTATTTCGATTTCGAGCATTTGAAGGAGACAGCTTCCATTGTTGAGGAAGGTGAGTTCTTGAGGGATTGGAAAAAGTGGGATAAAACCCatttgaagaagaagaggattCCTGTTAGGAAGGTTGTCACTCACAAGGTGACTCCTATGCAGCTTCAGAAGGACAAGAGTACGATTATATGGAGGCAGTTTGATGCGCCTGAGCCTGAGAATTATTGGTACAGGGTTTGTGAAGGTGAGGCTGCTAAGTATATTCAGAGGCCATGGCATGCTTTGTGGAAATCGAAGAGGTTGATGAATATTGTAACGGAGATTAGTGGAAGGTTGGACTGGGATTTTGATGCAGTTCATGTGGTTCGGGGAGAAAAAGCTCAGAACAAGGAACTGTGGCCCCATTTGGATTACGATACGTCGCCGGATGCTCTTCTTGAGAAGCTTAAAGGAATGGTTCAACCTTGGAGACATTTGTATGTTGCCACCAATGAGCCTTATTATAATTACTTCGACAAGTTGAGGTCAAATTACAAGGTCCATTTGCTTGATGATTATAAGGAAATGTGGGCAAACACGAGTGAATGGTATAACGAGACGACTCTTCTCAACAATGGAAAGCCTGTTGAGTTTGATGGGTACATGAGAGTTGCAGTGGATACAGAGGTCTTTTACCGTGGAAAGACACGTGTGGAAACATTCTATAATTTGACTAAAGATTGCAAGGATGGGGTCAACACATGCTGA
- the LOC106766884 gene encoding NAP1-related protein 2 has translation MVGDKTKKLKIAENLEDTIDEKLILSIEKLQEVQDELDKINEEASDKVLEVEQKFNEIRKPVYDKRNEIIVKSIPDFWFTAFMSHPALCELLNLEDQKIFKYLGSLEVEDNKDVKSGYSITFNFNPNPYFENTKLTKTFTFFEEGSTKITATPIKWKEGKGLPNGVNLDKNGKRGRIDISFFTWFSDSEQKDDADEIHDEVAELIKDDLWPNPLTYFNNEFDEEDFDDEGDDEEKDEDDQEDDDDEESNDI, from the exons ATGGTTGGCGACAAGACGAAGAAGTTGAAAATCGCCGAGAATTTGGAAGATACCATCGACGAAAAACTCATCCTCTCCATTGAGAAGTTGCAAGAGGTCCAAGACGAACTCGACAAG ATCAATGAGGAGGCGAGTGATAAGGTCCTCGAAGTAGAGCAGAAGTTTAACGAGATAAGGAAGCCAGTTTACGATAAGCGAAATGAGATCATCGTCAAATCTATTCCTGATTTCTGGTTTACTGCT TTTATGAGTCACCCTGCTCTTTGTGAACTTCTGAATTTAGAGGATCAAAAG ATATTTAAGTATTTGGGTTCTCTCGAGGTTGAAGATAATAAAGATGTCAAATCTGGGTACTCAATCACCTTT AATTTCAATCCCAATCCCTATTTTGAGAATACAAAGCTTACGAAGACTTTTACCTTCTTTGAAGAAGGATCAACAAAGATAACTGCTACCCCCATTAAATGGAAAGAGGGCAAG GGATTACCCAATGGAGTCAATCTTGACAAGAATGGGAAGCGGGGTCGTATTGATATCAG TTTCTTTACTTGGTTTAGTGACTCTGAACAGAAAGACGATGCGGATGAAATTCATGATGAG GTTGCAGAATTGATCAAAGATGATTTATGGCCAAATCCACTTACTTATTTCAACAat GAGTTTGACGAAGaggattttgatgatgaaggtGATGATGAG GAAAAGGATGAGGATGAccaagaagatgatgatgacgagGAAAGCAATGATATTTGA